Sequence from the Mauremys mutica isolate MM-2020 ecotype Southern chromosome 2, ASM2049712v1, whole genome shotgun sequence genome:
TTAGTTATTGAATTGCTAATGAGAAAAATCAAATAATGGAGAAGTTAGTGGCTCAAACCCCGAAGTCAGAACTCAGACAAAATTCACATTCAACTCCTATTGCTTCAGTAACAAGTACAAGATGTCTACAAGATTAAGCAGTTACtctattaactaaaaaaaaaaagtccacgtAAAACTTCATTGTAGTAGCACTTTCATTATCTAATCGTTGATTTGAgcagaaataaaaatgataaaatactgcATTGTTTAATTAATTTAATCACTTTTATTTTAGTATATGGAAGAGTAAAGAAAAGTTGTAAAACATAAAGcaaatgcaaaataaatgatTAAAGTATTCCACCAGCAGTACAAGTCCAGACTAATATAAAAAGACACTTGGCTTAAAACTATGACAGATGTAAAAGGTTGAACAGCCTGGGATATGATAAAATGGTGAGATGAATTCCCTCTAGCCTATATTGCTATTCATATAAGTGTGATGCTTGAATTTTATCAGACAGCAAAATATAATGTTTCTGATAAATATGGGCAACACAGAGCAATCTACTTTTCAGCAGAagtccccactgaaatcaatgggaagttGTGTTTAAAAATCAGTGGCACAATATggcacttttttgttttgttttttaaagtaataattAAAATTGAAAGTGGTGTAGGAAGCTAAGTGCAAAACATATCAGCATACATTTCATTCCAgtgactgctttttttttttcttagaatACTTAGAACTCACCACTTTCACTTACATAGTTCTTTTTCAAAGTGTCTGTATGGGACCTGATCTTAAAAACTGTTACTTGCCGTGAATAGCCTTGCATAAGTAAGGATTACTCACTCAAGTAAGGGCTTGCAGAATTGGGTACATAGTCTATAATTCTGTAAAGAATCTCAGCACTCACACAAGGTGCTGTACAATTAATGTCTGTATGTCAGATTAATGTTTCCTACAATTAATGACATCTGCTTGCTTGCCAGTATAGAAAGTGGAGCTTTGGGAAGGTTGTTAgtatttttattctttaaaaaaaaaaaatttcataaaAAATATCGAAATGATCTCTTCTAGATCGGCGACGTTGGCCGGATTTTTTCTGTGTTTtggagtttattttaaaaagatactttctacattgttttaaaaaaatactattttagaaaatgatttttttttaataaaaagattaaTATACCTGGCTCTATAGTTCAAAAAGTATTCTGGATATTTATATTCCTGTTGTTTTATTGGAGGGGAATCCGAAAGGCAGAGTCTTTCCCCAGTCTTTCAGGACCCAAACCTACTCCCGTGGAACTCAGTGGGAGGCTTgtcatcaacttcagtgggagcaagagtGGGCTCTAATAGTCTAACTATAGTGTTTTATTACATTTCATATTTTAAGTTGAGGGGCACACTTGAAATGTAAGACATTGCTTTTCTTGAGCTGTGCATTAGCATAACAGGCTAGTTATAGCACTGATGTATTATAGAGATAGATCCATGTTGATAGTCTCTCATGATAATGTGTGCAGTGGCTTAGGCATCTATTGAAAGCTCAGCTACCTGTATTTCTTAGTTATCACATATCTAAATCAGAAGACTGTCtctaatttagaaaaaaaaatgttttgaaataatGAGAATACTTTTGAATTTGGATTTAATGATGATTATTGTACCTTGTCTGAAATAATTACATGGTTTGTATTTGAGCAGTTCATTCTAGATTAGAGAACTGCCATATTTGAATGGTTATATTACTAGTATCCATCACAAATGACTGGAATCTGTTGTGCAAGGTTTGTTCAGAGGAAGATCTCCccattggggaaaaaataagcaATATTTAGTTAAAATGGTAGTAAGAGAAATAAGCAGGTTAAACACTCTTAATAACTATCCcaccctgccaaaaaaaaaaaagaagaagggcaggggagagaacctTTACCCAAATTCCCAGTGTGTTTGGAAATGAGCATTGGAAAAACTACATAAATTAAAAACTCACAAAGGAGTCAATCTGCAGTCCTTAATCAGGCAACATTCCCATAGAACTCAGTGTGCGCTGAGTAAGGACTACAGGATCAGGCTCCAAGACTGTAAAAATGTAAATCTGTAATGTAAATAAAGATTTGTTTGAATTGTCTTGTTCAAAGAGACTCAAGAGAAAAGTGCTACTAGAATGTGAATGTAAAACAAGAACACTGGAATGCCCTGCTTTTTCTTGTACTCTGTGTGCTTTCGCTTTCCAAAATGTCAAGAGCTTCCTTTCTAAAATTACATTGAAAGTAGGCTTTTGTAagaataacttttaaaatatgtttatttatTAGTATAGTATTTGAGAATGCCTCTTGGCAATAACATTTCTACCCCTTTTCCACAGTGAATCATGCTGTCATGTTTCATATtgatatttttataataaaatgtTATGTTAATTTATAAAATGTCACTTAGTATGCATGTTAGTTGGGTGGTGTTTAGTGATAGCTAAGGATTATACTTCTAAACCTAACTAATGTATGAGCTTCAGCAATGGAGGCAAAAGCCCTGAATAATAGTTATATTTAATTGTGTtttactcagatttttttttcccaaagaaaaATAAGTAAGCAAAATAATCATTagtgctcaaataaatgttttgcttttagGTAGCAGAAACAATGGAACTTTGTGTAtataatgtaatttattttttttaaaaaccctgtaATATTTCCTCAGAATAAAATGAATTTTTGTGTATATATGGACATATTTAAACtgagtttttaataaaaaaatatttaaaatatcaatttatacacttttttatattttacacttttaaaaaaactataaCTTGATACATAaagatgtaatttaaaaaataattttaagagcCTGGGAATAAGTACGTAGTACCCAAGGTTCTAGCCCATTTGCAGGTAAAACTCTCTCTTGAAATCTGTAgggagttttgcctcagtaaGAACTGTAATACCTGGCCCAGAATATATGTTTAACATTCAGAATAAAACAGAACAAATACAGAGGAAAATAATTAACAGTGTGCAAAAGTAACTAGAGCATCTCAAGCAttaagttttctttaattttctttttactaaaaatgcttttccttcaatatttttgtttcataataaattctgCATTCCTTTGAAGGTTTTCTTAGGACACGATTAACAGATTTACACCtgtatttaaaatgaagcttTGCATATAGTAAACAAATATTTTAGGTGTTTGGTacaatcctgctctcactgaattgggcattttgccattggcttcagtagaaacaggatcaggccctttatttgGGTACTATGCCTATCTTCAATACAAATCAGCTGTGCCTTTGCTTCTAGCTATACTCAACCTCATTACAGATACATATTACATTCCTTACCTTGCTGTTCTATTTAGAGTACTTGCATTCTAATATCAGAGTGTAATTTAGTTGAAGAACCCATAAAATCTTTTTAGGATTAAAATTTTGCTGTGGTTTTTCTGATCACAGTAATTTTTTTCAATGTTTGAAAACTGCTAATAAGTGGAAATTgtcaaaaaaaatctaatatgaactggaaaaaaatgaaGTAAGACTTCAGCATGTTATATCATAGATTTAGCAAatagttttttgttttctgttacaAATAAAGGACCACATTTCTTTTCTTAGAGAATTGTACTACACTATTTAATAGAAACCTTGGTATTGGGTTTTGTTGAGCATTCTTCCTCTGCATAAGAAAATAAACGAATAGACATCTTAGTATGTATGCTTTCAGTACCAAAACAATAAATTATTTATTGGTAAGAAAACTTGGAGTTGCTTTTCTCACATACCCAAATGAGTATAACAAAAACTGATTTACAGCTGTCATTCTATTCTGTGGAACTGATTTGTTGCTGTCACTCTATCTGTAAGCTGACAAAAAGCAGTTATGCGTCAGTAATGTctacagcagcaaatggaacctGAGTAATTACTGTATGTTCCTTCTCATCCaacctgccaaaaaaaaaaaagccctaaaAATGTTATTGTATGTTGATTTCTCATTCCTGTGAAGCTATTTATTTGATCAGGTGTGAATTAGAATTCTGTTCATTAAACATGCTTGTTATTCGGCACAAGAGGGTAACGCAAGTCAGAGGAAGTGGCTGCCTACAACAGTAATTAAACATGTGTAACCAATTAGTGGGTTTTCCACTATGGCACAAGCATATAATTTGCTGAGTCTTTCTATGAGAATAGATGAAAATAGGTACAAAAAGTGTGTCTGACTAAAACATTCTCATGTTAAACATGTCAACGTAAATGAACTTTAAATATATAATTTCTAGTTTGTTAACAAACCACTGAACTCTATTGGCTAATAACAATAACATGTAATTTTAGGGTTTTTTGCTAAAGAAATATTGCAACTGACAGAGCCAATTCATTGTATTAAGTATTAACAATATTAATTTTATGGCTAGGATATACGACACGCATTTTGAATACCACAAAATAGTTAATTTCAGCTGTATTTAATGTCATTTGAACGTGAAGTACAAAGGAACAAAAAGATGTAGAGCTGGTTTGTCTGTCTAATTACAGGAcaggaagacttttttttttttttttgcattcaagATATGAGAAGTGCTTACACTCGTTACCTTTATAAATGAATGCATTTCACTGAAATTTCTTAAATTAAATAAATGCTTATTGATTTATAAGGTTATACAAAATTACATTAAATCCATGGTGTCTCCACACTGTATAAAGATAATAAATCTAGGTAGTCTGAGACCACACTTGAGTAACAGAAGCCCAGTTTGTCCTGTCAGGTGCTGATTTGAGTTTGAAAGGTTACAGATTAGTTTAGCAATGTTAAGTGAACTGGCAAAGGCATCTCTAATTTTGCTGGAAATGAGGAAGCTTGATGGTAAAGGGGAATCCTAATGAGTCCATCGAAAGCTTGCTTTGTACCCAACAGACAAGGTAGCTGTGAATTGTATGAAAATATTGGAAATCAATGGCTTCTATGGAATTTCATTAAGAAGCAGTATCCACAATTGATAGAGCCTCATAATTTGATGGATTGTGCTAAGAAAATGATTAGCTAGGTAGAAAGAGTCATAGAATACACACACTGAGACCTCAGAAATGTTGAAGTGGGGTAATttgtacaaaataaaaaatattgatttttaccTATGTGCAAAATTTTAAGAAGGAGGGAGGGTTGTCTTGCAAGTCATTGGCTGATGAAATCTTTTGATTTTCTAGCAGTCCCAGGAGAAGGAGCAGATGACGGTGATAGTGGGAATGAAAGCAGGAGTGGAAGTGAAGAAACCAACGTTTGTGAAAAATGCTGTGCAGAATTCTTCAAGTGGACAGACTTCCTGGAGCACAAGAAGAATTGCACTAAAAACCCACTAGTGTTGATTGTGAATGAAGATGAAGCAGCACCGCCCGCCTCTGAAGAATTTCCTGAACCCTCGCCTGTTAGTTCTCCTAGTGATCAGGCAGAGAGTGAGACTGCTGAAGAAAGTGTTCAGCCAGAGAACAACGAGAGCTGTGAGATGATAAACACTGAAAAGGAAGAAGAGCCGATGGAGGTTGAAACTTCTATGGAAAAGAGTTTCCAGAATCAAGGCACCTCAAACACAGCTACTCCTCTACCTCAGATTCCTGAATCATCTTCCATGACAAATTATAACATGCCAAACACTAATGTTACATTAGAGACTCTACTGAGTACTAAAGTGGCAGTTGCACAGTTTTCACAGAATGCAAGGTCTGCAGTTTCTGCAAACACAAACAGTGGGGTTACTGCAATGGCCATCCCAATGATTTTAGAGCAGCTGATGGCATTGCAACAGCAACAAATTCACCAGCTCCAGCTAATTGAACAGATCCGCAGTCAGGTGGCAATGATGAATCGACAGCCGTTACGTCCCTCTCTGAACCCAATAATTCCTTCCCAGAATACTCCTGTGCAACCTTCTAACCAGCTCCAAGGATTTGCAGCAAATTCTGCTCTTCAGCTAACCATAGTTCCTCCTACCATTGTGGGGCAAGCCACTAGCAATCAGTCTTCTGCCTTTGAGGGTTCTCAGCACATCTCAAGGCCTACATCTGGAGCAAGCACTCCTAATATAGCCAGCAATGGCTCTTCTGCCCCAGCTGAATCAAGTGCATCCTCCTCCTCTAATGCAATTACATCAGTCACTCCTGTTCCTGTGTCAAATACTAATAGTTCTTCACAACCCCCAAATGCTTCAACTCCACCTTCAGTAGGACATGGAAATCTCACCTCAGCTTCCAGCCTGCCAAACCCACTTCTACCTCAGACTTCATCAAATAGTGTGATCTTCCCCAACCCACTGGTTAGCATTGCTGCAACGGCTAATGCATTAGATCCTCTATCTGCCCTTATGAAGCACCGCAAAGGAAAGCCACCAAATGTGTCAGTGTTCGAACCCAAGTCAAGCTCGGAGGATccattttttaaacataaatgTAGATTTTGTGCCAAGGTCTTTGGAAGtgacagtgctttacaaatacacCTACGTtcacacacaggagagagaccttttAAATGTAACATATGTGGAAATCGCTTTTCCACAAAAGGCAATCTGAAAGTTCATTTTCAGAGACATAAGGAGAAATATCCCCACATTCAAATGAATCCATATCCTGTTCCAGAATACCTCGATAATGTGCCCACTTGCTCTGGAATTCCATATGGAATGTCACTGCCTCCTGAAAAACCAGTTACAACATGGTTGGATAGTAAGCCTGTGTTACCAACTGTTCCAACTTCTATTGGGCTACAGCTTCCTCCCACTATACCTGGTGTTAACAGTTATGGAGATTCTCCAAGTATTACTCCTATGAGCAGGTCACCCCAGAGGCCATCTCCTGCTTCGAGTGAATGCACTTCTTTATCTCCAAGCCTAAACAATTCTGAATCTGGCATTCCAGTGTCTGCTGACTCACCACAACCAATTCATAGTGGCTTTTCTCTGACCAAAACCGAACCTGTCACTCTGCCTCCCACAAATGCAAGGTTAGGAGACCTTACTGTAAGTGGGCAGGTTTGTACCGCTTCCGCATCTTCAATTCCTACTGCTGTTACAGATAGCAGCATTTCAACAAGCCTCTCAAACCCCGTGCTTCCAGCAATGTCTGACCAGTTCAAGGCAAAGTTTCCATTTGGTGGTCTACTAGACTCTATGCAAACATCAGAAACCTCAAAACTACAACAGCTAGTAGAGAACATTGATAAGAAGATGACAGATCCAAATCAATGTGTCATTTGTCACCGTGTGCTTAGTTGTCAGAGTGCTCTCAAGATGCATTACAGAACACATACAGGAGAAAGACCATTTAAATGCAAAATTTGTGGACGTGCCTTTACTACAAAAGGCAATCTAAAAACACATTTTGGAGTTCATCGAGCGAAGCCACCACTAAGAGTACAACATTCATGTCCTATTTGTCAGAAGAAATTTACAAATGCTGTTGTTCTCCAGCAACATATTCGTATGCATATGGGTGGACAAATTCCAAACACACCATTACCAGAGGGCTTCCAAGATGCAATGGACTCAGAGCTTTCCTATGATGAAAAGAATGTTGAAACACTGAGCAACTATGATGATGACATTGATGAAAATTCTATGGAAGAGGACCCAGAATTAAAGGACACAGCAAGTGACTCATCCAAACCACTTATATCTTACTCCGGGTCTTGTCCGCCTTCACCGCCTTCTGTAATTTCCAGTATTGCTGCTCTGGAGAATCAAATGAAAATGATTGATTCTGTCATGAACTGTCAGCAGCTGACCAGTTTAAAATCCATAGAAAATGGATCAGGTGAAAGTGACCATTTGAGCAATGATTCCTCATCAGCTGTTGGTGATCTCGAaagccagagtgcaggcagcccTGCGATGTCAGAATCTTCTTCCTCCATGCAAGCTTTGTCTCCTGTAAACAGCAATAGTGAAAGTTTTAGATCAAAGTCCCCAGGTCTTAGCAACCATGGAGAACCACAGGAAATACAATTAAAGACAGAAAAACCTGATAGTCCACCATCTGCTGCTGAAAATGGAGGTGCTTTAGATCTGACATCCACCAACCCGGGAAGACCAGTCATCAAAGAGGAGGCTCCTTTTAGCCTGCTGTTCCTGAACAGAGAACGTGGTAAGTTTAAAAGTACTGTTTGTAATATCTGTGGCAAGCCTTTTGCTTGTAAGAGTGCATTGGAAATTCACTACCGCAGCCATACTAAAGAACGTCCATTTATTTGTACAGTCTGCAATCGTGGGTGTTCCACTATGGGTAATTTAAAACAGCACTTACTGACGCACAAATTAAAAGAGCTGCCTTCTCAGTTATTTGAACCCAACTTTACTCTAGGTCCCAGCCAAAGTACTCCTAGCCTGGTCACCAGCACTGCGCCTACCATGATCAAAATGGAAGTGAATGGTCACAGCAAGCCGATCTCACTGGGTGAGGTTCCCTCGCTTCCAGCTGGAATCCACGTTCCTGCTGCACCACAGACAGTGATGAGTCCAGGCATCACTCCTATGCTGGCACCCCCGCCACGTCGGACTCCTAAGCAACATAACTGTCAATCGTGTGGGAAGACCTTCTCCTCAGCAAGTGCACTACAGATACATGAGCGCACCCATACTGGTGAAAAgccatttggttgcacaatctgTGGTAGAGCTTTTACCACAAAAGGGAATCTTAAGGTAAGAAGAAAACTCTCAAATCTCAAACAAAACTGTAAGGAATGTGGGGTTTAAAAATGTACTACATCTGAACTTAGCAAGCTCTCATTTTGTTGTTGTCATCAAGGCAAGGAGGAAAGAGAAgataaagaaaacatttattgtATGGTGCTGTTTCATGCTCTCAACATGTTTAAAGAACCAGGGCTTGATCCTACCCTCTGATTTGTGGGTGCACATTGCTGTGTACTTTAAAATCAGCTCCAAGAGCTTGCATACACATACGTGACAAGGCACATGGTGGCGCACACCTGAGTCTCATAGAATGTATCTGCGTTGTACATTTGTGCCATCCTTGTGGAACACTGGTGTGAAATAAGCTTGCTATATAAAAAAGGTGGAAAGAAATAAAGCACAAATCACTGCAAAGAGGCAGGAATGACACAGAATCCTGTGACAGTCAGTGAGCCATTTTAACCTGTACTCTGTGCAATTGTGTACGTGGTTGCCAAGGAGGGTGGTAGGCAGAGATTATTCCTAAACCCTTTCTAACTAGAAGACCTCCCCATatatgaaaataatttaaaaaacattatgGGCACCCTTTAGCTGTTAAGATGTAGCTCTGCTCCCTTTTCTCCTCTTGTTGTTGTGTAGTAAAATTATAAGCAATGCTTCTCCAGTGACCCAGAGGTTACTGGGATGCCTTTGTTACACAGTCCAGTTTCCACTCTGCATGTAGTGCATGTGTCACTATGCAGGTTGGTAAGCTGGTACTCAGCGACATAAAATGATGTATCACGGGAGCACCATCTCTCGTCCTCACAACCCAGGTAAGCGTCAGGAAGTTAGAGGCATCAAGGGCCACACCttagtaaaaaaatatttttaatgtatataATGTTTGAGGAAAGAGAATAAGAATGAGTGAAGTAGTGTCAGGAGAAATATTAAGAGAACAGAGGAGAGAAAGACAGGAGGACACAAAAAGGTCAAGGGCAGAGGAAATAACACTTAGAAGTCTTAAGCCTCTTACCCCATCTAAGTGTCCCCTACGCCTAGTAATTCTCAAGGTGGTCTTGTGTTTTTATGCATGTCAGAACTTCCAGTTGGCATTTGAAATTGTCTAACCTAAAGGATTCATATACCTTGTTGTTGCATTGTATTTGTTTTCAGTGAAAAGAAATGTGTAGGTTGACGACTTacatgaatatttttttaaaagttttaatatggactacaactcccattgtCCATAAGAATACCACTTGGCAAAATAATTGTAATCTAATTTCATTAAATGTGAACTTAAGGATGgcttttttctctttgttttattttaattgctaTACCGAATATTCAGACCAACTAGCTTATTGAAATATGCTAATTTGTAGATGTTTCCCATTTCTATTTTCTATACAGGTTCACATGGGAACTCATATGTGGAATAATGCCCCTGCAAGACGTGGTCGTCGACTATCCGTGGAAAACCCAATGGCTTTGTTAGGTGGTGACGCTCTGAAGTTTTCTGAAATGTTCCAAAAGGATTTGGCAGCTCGGGCAATGAATGTTGACCCAAATTTTTGGAACCAGTATGCTGCAGCTATCACTAACGGACTTGCTATGAAGAACAATGAGATTTCTGTCATACAGAACGGAGgcattccccagctcccagtAAGTTTAGGTGGAAGTGCCATTCCATCTTTAAGTAACATTACCAGTGGCATGGACAAAGCTCGCACTGGCAGCAGCCCTCCCATTGTTGGTCTGGACAAAGCAAGTTCTGAAACTGGAGCCAGTCGTCCATTCACAAGATTTATTGAGGATAACAAAGAGATTGGCATAAATTAAAAGCATTCTGTACAAATAACTGTTGGACCACTACTCAACACCACATTTGTTCTATTTCATGTACAGTTTTTGAAGTTAAGATTAGTTTCCTGACCTAAATACATAGGTTCCCTTTAAAATTTTCCCATAGCAAAAATACGTAACTTTGTGGCTGCTGAAAAGTTGTCTTGCAAGATCTGCATGGTACTTCTTTCAACAGTGAGTTTGACTGTTATTGAGAACTTTAAAACCTTTTTAATTTaagttaacaaaaacaaaaaaatcattggATAACTGCATTAGGGACAGAAAGAGTCTAGACTACGTCCACTTTGCTTCTTAAAATATTAATATCAACTGAGAAAAGGGGGCTTCACTATGGCATTCCTGTCAAACTTATTTGCTGGTTTTATTCAAATTAGTTAGAAACTTGAACTAGGTTTTTAGGAATCTTAATCTTAAATAAGTGATTAGTACCCCAATGCTGTGTGTATTATTACAGTATCCTTGTCTGTAGTATTTATAAAGTTAAGATTATGCGGGTAACAGACAATATACTTGGCCCAACCTTAAATGAAGCTTTTGTACTGCAAAATACATCTggctatgtgatttttttttttaagcaaattttGGTTTACTATAAATAAGTGGTTTATTTCAATGCAGGCAAAATTGTGAAGTTTTATGGGAAAGATAGCATGCTTTTCATGTGCAAGTACCCGTCAGtaacaaaccttttttttttttttttaatttaaatatttgtagCTGCTATGTGGACAGTTGTTctattaaatgaaaaatgtagTGTGGACTTTAACTCAATGATTGGAAAACAAGTTACAGACAAACCTTATCACCATAAATTATTCACAACATTATAAAGAGTTGTGAGTAAATATTTCATGTTATCAAAGCTGTACAATAAAAAGGTAATGTTTGTATAATGTGGTTGCAAACTCTTAATTTATACTATTGCACTTTTAGTATTTTGTATTAGGGAGGTTTGTCTATAATTTGAAACTGAACAAAGATGTAAACTATTTTATAAATAGTACTTTGACTTAAGGAGAATGGGGGGGAAAAACGGTTTCAGTTTCTTGTTTTGTCATCAGGTCAAACAATATGAGAGACCTATGTTAGCTAAACAGAAAAGCCACCGAGAACTGTCAGATCCTTAAGTAAATTGGGGCCTGCCATTTCCTAAATTGAAATGACTCATTTAATGTTTCTGCAAAGCCTACTTAAAAATGTGGCCATCCCCAACAGAATTTTGATAAATTCATCTTAGGAGTGTGATATCAATGCAAACCTAGGATAGATTGAAGAGAACATTGTGTAGGTTTAAATTTACTGTAATCTGTTctgtctctttctcacacacccaCAAGCAAGACGTTGATTGCCTAATAGCACTGGTATTGTGCACAACATAACTGGGAACAAAATATAAAGTGTTTGGCTGTATGATCAGTCACAACTTTAAAATATCCTGAAGTGATTCCCAATTCTTGCTGATTATCTTCTCAGATTACTACAAAGCACAATGTACTCTGATTATTCTAATATTTTATGTTTATTACATTGTTTAAATTACACCAAGTAAATAAAGGGAATGGTTTCACTCTTAAGCTGGGAGGCTGGGGCTTAATCAAAACTTGAACAGTAAATGTTTTGTGTACTACCTCATTTTTGTGCATTACAAGTAGGGTGGAGTCTGACACTATGAACTTCTGTCCAGCAAAATTGTTCAAGGGACATTATGGGTAGCTGGGTAACAGCACAAGGCGTTTTATGCCCCTGAAGAAAGAATCAGACAGTGAGGTCTTCTCAGTTGAGACTGAAAAAATAGGACAATCTCTTTCTTATACAACAAAAACCATTACTGTAAGAGGATGGACTATTTCTGCCATCATGTAATTGAATGAAAATGGTTTCAAAGACTTATTAGCTGTTTGTTTCTGTTGGAAATGAACAATGAACTATACAGCTCTGTTTTCTACAGTGATGATATATATATTATAGAGATAGATAGATTACAAACCATCCCTATAATGTAACATCTTTGACCACAGTATGTGGGTTATTTGGGGGTGTTTCAAAGCAttggaaaaaagaaaactgaggtGGCTTAATGTTGCTGTATTTCAGCAATTGAATGTTTTTATTTATCTGTGTCATTTTTTGTGTGATCTTTTTTGTTAGTATTTGGTACCATGTAGTATTATCTCTTCTCCCTAAAGG
This genomic interval carries:
- the SALL3 gene encoding sal-like protein 3 isoform X1; this encodes MSRRKQAKPQHLKSDEELQAEVVSEHAVPGEGADDGDSGNESRSGSEETNVCEKCCAEFFKWTDFLEHKKNCTKNPLVLIVNEDEAAPPASEEFPEPSPVSSPSDQAESETAEESVQPENNESCEMINTEKEEEPMEVETSMEKSFQNQGTSNTATPLPQIPESSSMTNYNMPNTNVTLETLLSTKVAVAQFSQNARSAVSANTNSGVTAMAIPMILEQLMALQQQQIHQLQLIEQIRSQVAMMNRQPLRPSLNPIIPSQNTPVQPSNQLQGFAANSALQLTIVPPTIVGQATSNQSSAFEGSQHISRPTSGASTPNIASNGSSAPAESSASSSSNAITSVTPVPVSNTNSSSQPPNASTPPSVGHGNLTSASSLPNPLLPQTSSNSVIFPNPLVSIAATANALDPLSALMKHRKGKPPNVSVFEPKSSSEDPFFKHKCRFCAKVFGSDSALQIHLRSHTGERPFKCNICGNRFSTKGNLKVHFQRHKEKYPHIQMNPYPVPEYLDNVPTCSGIPYGMSLPPEKPVTTWLDSKPVLPTVPTSIGLQLPPTIPGVNSYGDSPSITPMSRSPQRPSPASSECTSLSPSLNNSESGIPVSADSPQPIHSGFSLTKTEPVTLPPTNARLGDLTVSGQVCTASASSIPTAVTDSSISTSLSNPVLPAMSDQFKAKFPFGGLLDSMQTSETSKLQQLVENIDKKMTDPNQCVICHRVLSCQSALKMHYRTHTGERPFKCKICGRAFTTKGNLKTHFGVHRAKPPLRVQHSCPICQKKFTNAVVLQQHIRMHMGGQIPNTPLPEGFQDAMDSELSYDEKNVETLSNYDDDIDENSMEEDPELKDTASDSSKPLISYSGSCPPSPPSVISSIAALENQMKMIDSVMNCQQLTSLKSIENGSGESDHLSNDSSSAVGDLESQSAGSPAMSESSSSMQALSPVNSNSESFRSKSPGLSNHGEPQEIQLKTEKPDSPPSAAENGGALDLTSTNPGRPVIKEEAPFSLLFLNRERGPSQSTPSLVTSTAPTMIKMEVNGHSKPISLGEVPSLPAGIHVPAAPQTVMSPGITPMLAPPPRRTPKQHNCQSCGKTFSSASALQIHERTHTGEKPFGCTICGRAFTTKGNLKVHMGTHMWNNAPARRGRRLSVENPMALLGGDALKFSEMFQKDLAARAMNVDPNFWNQYAAAITNGLAMKNNEISVIQNGGIPQLPVSLGGSAIPSLSNITSGMDKARTGSSPPIVGLDKASSETGASRPFTRFIEDNKEIGIN
- the SALL3 gene encoding sal-like protein 3 isoform X2 translates to MSRRKQAKPQHLKSDEELQAEVVSEHAVPGEGADDGDSGNESRSGSEETNVCEKCCAEFFKWTDFLEHKKNCTKNPLVLIVNEDEAAPPASEEFPEPSPVSSPSDQAESETAEESVQPENNESCEMINTEKEEEPMEVETSMEKSFQNQGTSNTATPLPQIPESSSMTNYNMPNTNVTLETLLSTKVAVAQFSQNARSAVSANTNSGVTAMAIPMILEQLMALQQQQIHQLQLIEQIRSQVAMMNRQPLRPSLNPIIPSQNTPVQPSNQLQGFAANSALQLTIVPPTIVGQATSNQSSAFEGSQHISRPTSGASTPNIASNGSSAPAESSASSSSNAITSVTPVPVSNTNSSSQPPNASTPPSVGHGNLTSASSLPNPLLPQTSSNSVIFPNPLVSIAATANALDPLSALMKHRKGKPPNVSVFEPKSSSEDPFFKHKCRFCAKVFGSDSALQIHLRSHTGERPFKCNICGNRFSTKGNLKVHFQRHKEKYPHIQMNPYPVPEYLDNVPTCSGIPYGMSLPPEKPVTTWLDSKPVLPTVPTSIGLQLPPTIPGVNSYGDSPSITPMSRSPQRPSPASSECTSLSPSLNNSESGIPVSADSPQPIHSGFSLTKTEPVTLPPTNARLGDLTVSGQVCTASASSIPTAVTDSSISTSLSNPVLPAMSDQFKAKFPFGGLLDSMQTSETSKLQQLVENIDKKMTDPNQCVICHRVLSCQSALKMHYRTHTGERPFKCKICGRAFTTKGNLKTHFGVHRAKPPLRVQHSCPICQKKFTNAVVLQQHIRMHMGGQIPNTPLPEGFQDAMDSELSYDEKNVETLSNYDDDIDENSMEEDPELKDTASDSSKPLISYSGSCPPSPPSVISSIAALENQMKMIDSVMNCQQLTSLKSIENGSGESDHLSNDSSSAVGDLESQSAGSPAMSESSSSMQALSPVNSNSESFRSKSPGLSNHGEPQEIQLKTEKPDSPPSAAENGGALDLTSTNPGRPVIKEEAPFSLLFLNRERGPSQSTPSLVTSTAPTMIKMEVNGHSKPISLGEVPSLPAGIHVPAAPQTVMSPGITPMLAPPPRRTPKQHNCQSCGKTFSSASALQIHERTHTGEKPFGCTICGRAFTTKGNLKVHMGTHMWNNAPARRGRRLSVENPMALLGGDALKFSEMFQKDLAARAMNVDPNFWNQYAAAITNGLAMKNNEISVIQNGGIPQLPKSKELPAIYICV